In a single window of the Solea senegalensis isolate Sse05_10M linkage group LG1, IFAPA_SoseM_1, whole genome shotgun sequence genome:
- the LOC122781134 gene encoding actin-related protein 2/3 complex subunit 5-like gives MSTSSQSARFRKVDVDEYDENKFVDEDEGGDSQGGPDEAEVDSLLRQGNMNGALQAVLKNPPINTKNQNAKERAEQLVVKVLSSFKSSDIEKAVGSLDRAGVDLLMKYIYRGFEKPTDNSSAVLLQWHEKALAVGGVGSIVRVLTARKTV, from the exons atgtccactAGTTCACAGTCGGCCCGCTTCCGGAAGGTGGATGTGGACGAATATGACGAGAACAAGTTCGTGGACGAGGACGAAGGAGGGGACAGTCAGGGCGGACCTGATGAAGCAGAAGTGGACTCTCTGCTCAGACA GGGGAACATGAATGGTGCTCTCCAGGCTGTGCTGAAGAACCCTCCAATCAACACCAAGAACCAGAACGccaag GAGCGAGCGGAGCAGCTGGTGGTCAAAGTGCTGAGCAGCTTTAAGAGCAGTGACATAGAGAAGGCCGTAGGATCGCTGGACCGAGCCGGAGTGGACCTACTGATGAAGTACATCTACAGAGGCTTCGAGAAACCCACGGACAACAGCAGCGCCGTCCTGCTGCAGTGGCACGAAAAG gCTCTGGCTGTGGGAGGAGTTGGCTCCATCGTGCGAGTCCTGACTGCCAGGAAGACCGTCTGA
- the rnf2 gene encoding E3 ubiquitin-protein ligase RING2, whose translation MTQTVQTNGVQPLSKTWELSLYELQRTPQEAITDGLEIAVSPRSLHSELMCPICLDMLKNTMTTKECLHRFCADCIITALRSGNKECPTCRKKLVSKRSLRPDPNFDALISKIYPSRDEYEAHQERVLARISKHNNQQALSHSIEEGLKIQAMTRLQRGKRHTVENGSGAEDNGDSSHCSNASVHSNQEAGPSIKRTKTSDDSGLDMDNSAENGGGDSAIDGGASEIELVFRPHPTLMEKEDGHNSMEFVPRYIKTSGNATVDHLSKYLAVRLALEELRRNAEASPVNVEAASEKQYTIYIPTAGNQFTVLNGSFSLELVSEKYWKVNKPMELYFAPTKEHK comes from the exons ATGACTCAGACAGTCCAGACCAATGGGGTTCAGCCCCTCAGTAAGACCTGGGAACTGAGTCTGTACGAGTTACAGAGAACGCCACAG GAAGCTATAACGGACGGACTGGAGATCGCTGTCTCACCACGGTCCTTGCACAGCGAGCTAATGTGTCCCATCTGTTTGGACATGCTGAAGAACACGATGACAACGAAAGAATGTCTGCATCGCTTCTGTGCCGACTGCATCATCACAGCTTTGAGATCTGG taaCAAAGAGTGTCCTACCTGTCGTAAGAAGCTGGTGTCAAAGAGGTCGCTGCGCCCAGATCCCAATTTTGATGCTCTGATTA GTAAAATTTATCCCAGCCGTGACGAGTACGAAGCGCACCAGGAGAGAGTGTTGGCCCGCATTAGCAAGCATAACAACCAGCAAGCCCTGTCCCACAGCATAGAGGAGGGGCTGAAGATACAGGCGATGAccag ACTGCAGCGTGGGAAAAGACACACGGTGGAAAACGGTAGCGGAGCTGAAGACAATGGCGACTCCTCCCACTGTAGCAACGCTTCTGTTCACAGTAATCAG GAGGCGGGCCCGAGCATCAAACGCACCAAGACGAGCGATGACAGTGGCTTGGACATGGACAATTCTGCTGAGAATGGGGGTGGGGACTCTGCGATTGATGGCGGTGCGAGTGAAATAGAGCTGGTGTTTAGGCCACACCCCACCCTGATGGAGAAAGAAGACGGTCACAACAG catggAGTTCGTGCCTCGCTACATCAAGACGTCCGGTAACGCCACAGTGGACCACCTGTCCAAATACCTGGCTGTGCGCTTGGCtctggaggagctgaggagaaACGCTGAGGCCAGTCCTGTCAATGTAGAGGCAGCGTCAGAGAAGCAGTACACCATCTACATACCCACAGCTGGAAACCAGTTCact GTCCTCAATGGTTCCTTCTCTCTGGAGCTGGTCAGCGAAAAGTACTGGAAGGTGAACAAACCTATGGAGCTCTACTTTGCCCCAACTAAAGAACACAAGTAG